Proteins encoded in a region of the Planococcus citri chromosome 1, ihPlaCitr1.1, whole genome shotgun sequence genome:
- the LOC135844477 gene encoding uncharacterized protein LOC135844477 isoform X3 has product MITKEFRNPESNANSVGLDFVNPLQEVINQQPSRYSIFSSFVSSASTSSKQPESVVTFEPLPRVLPNKSNPRLPQFNVYTDGVGVSQDWLGDKDFPRDQLHYLRECGQGWFGKVVEGEARGIVANSNKIHRVFVRILKEDASPSEQAFFLREAKPYRDLNHANVLRLLGRCLENVPFLLVFEACSNGDLKSYLKQNIGNRDALVYQGVILRMAIDIASGLSYMLQHTFVHTDIAARNCLVGADLKVKVGDYGISLQNYKEEYYFNGDIALPIRWCAPETLKCTETTIEPQQVTGASCIWSYGVLLWELEEWAELPYKELSNDEVISRVFGSEGLRLPCPSMRTPFTKEIYEIMKECWKDYVDRPSFIHVINALSALLHRFKNKDFDSRWHLSKPNSIPVTDNDDDKSNRRRLALASKSDNDSGIDLDNPKLSKGLSLQQLQQSSSGSPRHRVMNDEYSSGDSPASSRRYSNSSTADLFSSPVSMKHHRSPSLENLHGSLDNICSGRRGDDVFEYAGGSGSGGGEFSWYPREAYQQRRDSDSSSTVRSGKEQKLNFRLGLVSNTDSDVLWNNHQLFQPDSLIEDNSLTRRIDSLGTDTEDEMWRRRIERGEFTEKVKEKSKSVADLMILTHIDCSESSESDSLPSFHSRQSSFKSTRRGSKSNVVATASSLMNSLSFGSESNLPVVEKDQQFQETLKKIQIAKISGTAGGDLEDSLSYMSLQTSANLPSVASKDGAGGSKGGHFLADEASKKRSSQISSQISRENVAEASGSGADNKLPVVCAAETSDEGAAAAGQKSKSDESNFLVDEARSCARTTEDRVADVNANDSSENANDDEDLSPVNDPTTASISYDVLYSSSSSSSSSSSESCASNDDSDASSSANDLDSVVIGPSESHTLEFFKGLKTTLVDAANAKPSAQEAQPEDSKEPSEDVQYEESPRTLNDFLNECDDYFYKCDEDIRRGPETRFRTQYCDYCFAKCHFSNNECLRCCKDRCLDDNCSCESFDNLEKFRSGDCATLNSCPFQSDDSGRGTDQINSGDGSSDKSLEGSISVQMNEVKNRLEDVIAKFVADDSDDNCSSLEEDKEATQVVNEIIEIEELPDDQTVDNELECSVKIEEPMEDENGAISRRGSSFATSEEYEVSLSVDEDTCVKLQSQVSEDSGNCPSVLDSKSATASDSPTTDSGNFVKVEQLFFSVDPKLEKEMEQLKSSTENNIDQENSDLQQRRSFSPDEIEENVDDEQHPKEAYEISDILEGLCEPISLPYSINEEDDGEGDEDSSESSWLPSPIDDDYRRRLDMDEKFVELIRNELLEKLPNTSSSTLAIVEPQEEASSDENPRITIEYNTYPSQLSPILEEEEEEYSSLSSIRSMCSSDEDVDVDGGGDGSDSDSEDCSTSKKYFLPEDDVLIVNTLTNEASIVDKSDSKSATLASFLKPKLNETYEIEENEDDTIEIADNLDSDSVPTPDSLSPGTSSKTGAHLSYSSSESGNLSDVFLSPSSSKNFDEFDEKSSSCDTRHLNTPENTLLYPSSSNKNDYQKAITNIDELLKNSREFRDNSAAATAAINEFIDPVQCVRDDSWIKSFFLPYHDTCSLVEFNSMSDISESECKSLPADFKSENWPPMDELCDSNDRTPTNEQEKPIAVEPYDSADTTIDVDQIDSTDPKSETHRENDEAGIHSSNNFDSTRTKVKNSLALFGNTSKQIRNFHVSLVKDDNYAFVSKTSPTSPKNIVDSYVANSNQSSEKTWKPPLNAFLNSQNLDNFGLKEINVNDLMSTSFIECGSQDGSIDQDDIKSDTESEDGEEQCTNDEFEWKKTNEDDNANEEKFHHDSEDENGNDVDDNDDDDDDEDDEELADFVPYSWNIGAVPQKSALKNEEKIKGVKKNVSFKKQKYHCVYEYPKDETNYVRTYDEILQDRMLGLWSLDRDNLYADYSSFSDWELDDCEESQTCSDDLMPYPGLPTTVTSKGNSVSTKLGFYTIGAYDLDASIKLTSAIEDNPSTYYLSSPGSSSVPSPTTTTSSSSSIPLSNDTRNEETTISEKCNPFKELNLNAKGIENGSKVGDDYVDLPSPGLGELKHTKNRLKLDLSGNASARNEDKRSTTTITNAKEEPDENVNDEDAENNAFNYGLNFKSCDISPVVELPKSLTSASVA; this is encoded by the exons GAATTCAGGAATCCGGAATCAAATGCCAACAGCGTCGGATTGGATTTTGTTAATCCGCTGCAAGAGGTGATCAATCAGCAACCATCGAGATATTCGATCTTTTCGTCGTTTGTCAGCAGCGCGTCGACGTCGTCCAAGCAACCCGAATCCGTGGTCACCTTCGAACCATTGCCCAGAGTTTTGCCGAATAAAAGTAATCCAAGGTTACCGCAATTCAACGTTTACACTGACGGAGTTGGCGTTTCTCAAGATTGGCTTG GTGACAAAGATTTCCCTCGAGACCAACTGCATTATCTTCGAGAATGTGGCCAAGGATGGTTCGGCAAG GTGGTGGAAGGCGAAGCTCGTGGCATCGTGGCAAACAGCAATAAAATCCACCGAGTGTTCGTTAGAATACTGAAAGAAGACGCAAGCCCGTCTGAGCAAGCTTTCTTCCTTCGAGAAGCCAAACCATACAGAGATCTAAACCATGCCAATGTGCTCAGATTGCTAGGCCGGTGTTTGGAGAATGTGCCTTTCTTGTTGGTTTTCGAAGCTTGCTCGAAT GGTGATTTGAAGAGTTACCTCAAACAGAACATTGGTAATAGAGATGCATTGGTATATCAGGGTGTTATTTTAAGGATGGCCATCGATATCGCCAGTGGATTAAGCTACATGTTACAACATACCTTCGTCCATAC CGACATAGCGGCTCGAAATTGCTTGGTTGGTGCCGATCTCAAAGTTAAAGTCGGCGATTACGGGATAAGTTTGCAAAATTACAAG gaagAATATTATTTTAACGGCGATATCGCTCTACCAATTAGATGGTGCGCTCCAGAAACTTTGAAATGTACTGAAACCACCATAGAACCACAACAG GTTACTGGAGCGTCGTGTATATGGAGTTATGGAGTTCTGCTGTGGGAACTAGAAGAATGGGCGGAATTACCGTATAAAGAATTATCTAACGATGAAGTAATTAGTCGAGTTTTCGGTAGCGAAGGATTGCGTTTGCCGTGTCCCTCAATGAGGACTCCATTTACCAAGGAAAT atacgAAATAATGAAAGAATGTTGGAAAGACTACGTGGATCGGCCCTCGTTTATTCACGTTATCAACGCATTGTCGGCGTTATTGCACCGATTCAAGAATAAAGATTTCGACTCCAGATGGCATTTGTCGAAACCGAACTCGATCCCAGTTACCGATAACGATGACGATAAGTCAAACAGACGGCGACTCGCACTAGCCAGCAAAAGCGACAACGATTCGGGTATCGACTTGGATAATCCGAAACTATCTAAAGGTCTATCTCTGCAGCAGTTACAACAGTCCAGCTCCGGTTCACCTAGACATCGAGTCATGAACGACGAATACAGCAGCGGAGATTCGCCAGCGTCTTCGAGGCGATACTCAAACAGCTCTACCGCTGATTTATTCTCATCTCCGGTTTCCATGAAGCATCATCGGTCGCCtagtttggaaaatttgcacGGTTCTTTGGATAATATTTGCTCGGGTCGGCGCGGAGACGACGTTTTCGAATATGCTGGTGGCAGCGGCAGTGGCGGCGGCGAGTTTTCTTGGTACCCCAGAGAAGCGTACCAACAACGCAGAGATAGCGACAGCAGCAGCACCGTTAGATCTGGCAAAGAGCAGAAGCTGAACTTCCGACTGGGACTGGTGTCGAATACCGACTCGGATGTGCTTTGGAATAACCATCAGCTCTTCCAGCCGGACAGTTTGATCGAAGATAACTCATTGACGAGAAGAATCGACTCGTTGGGAACGGATACCGAAGACGAGATGTGGCGCAGACGCATAGAACGAGGCGAATTCACCGAAAAGGTTAAAGAAAAATCGAAGAGCGTCGCCGATTTGATGATCTTGACGCATATCGACTGCAGCGAAAGTAGCGAATCGGATTCGTTGCCTTCGTTTCACAGCCGCCAAAGTAGTTTCAAGTCAACCCGTCGAGGGTCTAAAAGTAACGTGGTCGCGACCGCGTCCTCGTTGATGAATAGTTTGAGTTTCGGCAGCGAAAGCAATCTACCGGTTGTCGAGAAAGATCAACAGTTCCAGgagacgttgaaaaaaatccaaattgccAAAATCAGCGGCACAGCAGGCGGTGACCTGGAAGACTCGCTGAGCTACATGTCGTTACAGACGAGCGCCAATTTACCTTCTGTTGCGAGTAAAGACGGCGCCGGCGGTTCCAAAGGTGGCCATTTTTTAGCCGATGAAGCCTCGAAAAAACGTTCTTCGCAAATTTCTAGTCAAATTAGTCGTGAAAATGTGGCCGAAGCGAGCGGTAGCGGCGCCGATAACAAGTTACCAGTGGTATGTGCGGCTGAGACGAGCGACGAGGGTGCAGCAGCGGCAGGCCAAAAATCCAAATCAGACGAGAGTAATTTTTTAGTCGATGAAGCTCGATCGTGTGCGCGTACAACGGAGGATAGGGTGGCCGACGTAAACGCAAACGATTCGAGCGAGAATGCCAACGATGATGAAGATTTATCACCCGTCAACGACCCAACGACCGCCTCTATATCGTACGACGTCCTCTACTCGTCCTCCTCGTCCTCATCTTCCTCGTCATCCGAGTCGTGTGCGTCGAACGACGACTCGGACGCGTCATCTAGCGCCAACGATCTCGATTCGGTGGTGATAGGGCCTTCGGAAAGTCACaccttggaatttttcaaaggtcTGAAGACCACGCTAGTCGACGCTGCCAATGCCAAACCGAGCGCTCAAGAAGCCCAGCCCGAAGATAGCAAAGAACCCAGTGAAGATGTCCAGTACGAAGAATCGCCTCGTACGCTCAACGATTTCCTCAACGAATGCGACGATTATTTCTATAAATGCGACGAAGATATCAGAAGAGGCCCAGAAACTCGTTTTCGAACCCAGTATTGCGACTATTGCTTTGCCAAGTGTCATTTCAGCAACAACGAGTGTCTGAGATGTTGTAAAGACCGATGTCTGGATGATAATTGCTCTTGCGAAAGTTTCGATAATTTGGAGAAATTCCGCAGCGGCGACTGCGCGACCCTGAATTCGTGCCCTTTCCAGTCAGATGATTCGGGCCGAGGCACTGATCAGATTAACAGCGGAGACGGCAGCAGCGATAAGTCGCTCGAAGGTTCGATTTCGGTGCAAATGAACGAGGTAAAAAATCGCCTGGAAGACGTAATTGCCAAATTCGTAGCTGACGACAGCGACGATAACTGCTCCAGTTTGGAGGAAGACAAAGAAGCAACTCAAGTTGTCAACGAAATCATCGAAATCGAAGAACTACCCGATGACCAAACTGTCGACAATGAACTCGAATGCTCAGTGAAAATAGAAGAACCGATGGAAGATGAGAACGGCGCCATATCCAGACGAGGATCGTCGTTCGCCACTTCCGAAGAATACGAAGTCTCGTTGTCAGTTGACGAAGATACCTGCGTCAAGTTGCAATCGCAAGTATCCGAGGACTCGGGTAACTGCCCCTCCGTGCTTGATTCCAAATCTGCCACAGCTTCCGACAGTCCGACCACAGATAGTGGAAATTTCGTCAAAGTCGAACAGCTGTTCTTTTCCGTCGATCCGAAACTAGAAAAGGAAATGGAACAGTTGAAATCCTCTACCGAAAACAACATCGACCAAGAAAACTCAGATTTGCAACAAAGACGCAGTTTTTCTCCAGATGAAATCGAAGAAAATGTTGACGACGAGCAACATCCGAAAGAAGCGTACGAAATTAGCGATATTTTGGAAGGCCTGTGCGAACCTATCTCGTTACCGTATTCGATCAACGAGGAAGACGATGGCGAAGGCGATGAAGATTCGTCAGAGTCCAGCTGGCTACCTTCTCCGATCGACGACGATTATAGAAGACGTTTAGATATGGATGAGAAATTTGTCGAACTTATTCGAAACGAATTACTCGAAAAGTTACCGAACACGTCGTCGTCGACTTTGGCTATCGTTGAACCGCAGGAAGAG GCATCGTCGGATGAAAACCCCAGAATCACTATCGAGTACAACACGTATCCTTCGCAGCTGTCACCAATtctggaagaagaagaagaagaatactCTTCACTATCGTCAATCCGTTCAATGTGCTCCAGTGACGAAGATGTGGATGTCGACGGCGGTGGCGATGGCAGCGACAGCGACAGTGAGGACTGCTCAACATCTAAAAAATACTTCTTACCCGAAGACGACGTTCTAATAGTGAACACTCTTACCAATGAAGCGTCTATCGTCGACAAAAGCGATTCGAAATCAGCCACATTGGCATCGTTCTTGAAACCGAAACTCAACGAAACGTACGAAATCGAAGAAAACGAAGACGATACGATAGAAATCGCTGATAATCTGGATTCAGACAGCGTTCCAACTCCGGATAGCCTTTCACCAGGCACTAGTAGTAAAACTGGAGCTCATTTGTCGTATTCGTCTTCGGAATCTGGTAATCTATCGGATGTATTTCTATCTCCCTCGTCGTCGAAAAACTTCgacgaatttgatgaaaaatcctcGTCATGCGATACCAGACATCTGAACACGCCGGAGAATACGCTGCTGTATCCGAGTTCGTCGAATAAAAACGATTATCAGAAGGCCATCACCAATATCGACGAACTGCTGAAGAATTCACGCGAATTTCGTGATAATTCGGCGGCAGCTACCGCCGCGATTAACGAGTTCATCGATCCGGTTCAATGTGTCCGAGATGATTCTTGGATTAAGTCGTTCTTTTTACCTTATCACGATACGTGTTCGTTGGTCGAATTTAACAGCATGTCCGATATCTCCGAATCGGAGTGTAAATCGTTACCTGCCgattttaaatctgaaaattggccCCCGATGGACGAACTGTGCGACTCTAATGATCGAACTCCGACTAACGAACAAGAAAAACCGATTGCAGTTGAACCTTATGATAGCGCAGATACTACGATAGATGTAGATCAAATCGATTCGACTGATCCAAAATCAGAAACTCATCGTGAAAATGACGAAGCTGGCATTCACTCATCCAATAATTTCGATTCGACTCGAaccaaagtgaaaaattctttaGCTCTGTTCGGCAACACCAGCAAACAAATTCGCAACTTCCACGTATCATTGGTAAAAGACGACAACTACGCGTTTGTTTCCAAAACCTCTCCTACTAGTCCGAAAAACATTGTCGATTCGTACGTTGCCAACTCGAACCAAAGTTCAGAGAAAACGTGGAAACCTCCTCTAAACGCGTTCCTCAATTCgcaaaatttggacaattttggtcTGAAAGAAATCAACGTAAACGATTTGATGTCCACTTCTTTCATCGAATGTGGTAGTCAAGATGGATCTATCGATCAAGATGATATTAAATCTGACACCGAGTCTGAGGACGGTGAAGAACAATGTACCAACGATGAATTCGAGTGGAAG aaaactAACGAAGACGATAACgctaatgaagaaaaattccatcacGATTCCGAAGACGAGAACGGTAACGATGTTGACGATaatgatgacgacgatgacgacgaagatGACGAAGAGTTGGCTGACTTTGTACCATATTCGTGGAATATTGGAGCTGTTCCGCAGAAATCCGCTCtcaagaatgaagaaaaaatcaaa GGTGTCAAGAAGAACGTCTCGTTTAAAAAGCAGAAATACCACTGCGTTTATGAGTATCCCAAAGATGAAACCAATTACGTTCGAACTTACGATGAAATACTTCAAGATCGTATGCTCGGATTGTGGAGTTTAGACAGAGATAACTTATACGCAGATTATTCATCATTTTCGG ATTGGGAACTGGATGATTGCGAAGAGTCACAGACCTGTAGTGATGATCTGATGCCTTATCCAGGTCTACCAACCACGGTTACTTCTAAGGGCAATAGTGTTTCTACAAAATTAGGATTCTATACAATTGGTGCCTATGACTTGGATGCTTCTATCA AATTAACTTCAGCTATCGAAGATAACCCTTCGACGTATTATTTATCTAGTCCTGGATCGTCCAGTGTCCCATCGCCGACGACCACCacctcctcctcttcctccaTTCCTCTCAGCAATGATACACGTAACGAAGAAACCACAATTTCTG aaaagtgcaatcCTTTCAAAGAGTTGAATTTGAATGCCAAAGGAATAGAAAATGGATCAAAAGTTGGCGACGACTACGTCGATTTACCATCTCCCGGCCTCGGCGAACTGAAACATACgaaaaatcgtttgaaattaGATTTGAGCGGAAACGCCAGCGCCAGAAATGAAGATAAACGAAGTACAACAACTATTACCAACGCTAAAGAAGAACCGGATGAAAATGTGAACGATGAAGATGCTGAGAATAACGCTTTTAATTACGGGCTTAACTTCAAATCGTGCGATATATCTCCAGTGGTTGAATTACCCAAATCTTTAACATCGGCTAGTGTAGCCTGA